The window CGGGCGCGAGCGACCCTTCGGTAAGGCGCAGAATTTCGCCGACCGTGTATTTATCGGGCGTTTTTGCAAGCTTGTATCCGCCCTGAAATCCGCGGTTTTTCATAAGAAAATCCGATTTGTTCAAAATTGTGACAATCTGTTCGAGATATTTTTTTGAAATTCCCTGACGTTCCGCTATTTCTTTAAGCGCGACATACCGCCCCTCGCCGTGTTCCGCAAGGTCGAGCATCATTCGCACGGCATATCTGCCTTTTGTTGAAATTTTCATATTTTTAACCTCAATTCATAATTAACGGCAAAATCAGTCCGCGTTTTTGCAGACTGATTGCCGAGTGACTTAAAATTGTTATTATTCCTCTGAAAACATCGGTGTTGAAAGGTATCTGTCGCCTGTGTCGGGGAGCAGAGCAACGATTATTTTACCCTTGTTTTCGGGACGTTTTGCAAGCTCGGTTGCCGCAAATACTGCCGCGCCCGACGAAATTCCCACAAGCACACCTTCGTTGCGTGCGATAAATCTGCCTGTTTCAAAAGCGTCCTCATTTTCAACCGCGATAATTTCGTCGTAAATTTTTGTGTTGAGCGTTTCGGGCACAAATCCTGCGCCGATGCCTTGAATTTTATGCGGACCCGCCACACCTTTTGAAAGAACGGGCGAGGTTGCAGGCTCAACCGCAACAACCTTAACGTTCGGATTTTTCGACTTCAAATATTCGCCGACGCCCGATACTGTACCGCCTGTGCCGACGCCTGCCACAAAAATGTCAACCTTTCCGTCGGTGTCGTTCCAAATTTCGGGACCGGTCGTTTCAATGTGTGCCGCCGGGTTTGACATATTTGTAAACTGGCTGGGAATAAAGCTGTGCGGTGTTTCTGCCGCAAGTTCGTCAGCCTTTGCAATCGCGCCTTTCATACCTTTTGCACCGTCGGTGAGAACAATCTGCGCACCGTACGCTTTGAGAAGATTTCGTCTTTCAACGCTCATTGTTTCGGGCATTGTGAGGATTATTTTGTA of the Qingrenia yutianensis genome contains:
- the cysK gene encoding cysteine synthase A, translated to MKIYEKVTDLIGGTPLMELKNYEEKKNLDAKILAKLEYFNPAGSVKDRIAKKMLDEAEKSGLLKPDSVIIEPTSGNTGIGLASVAASRGYKIILTMPETMSVERRNLLKAYGAQIVLTDGAKGMKGAIAKADELAAETPHSFIPSQFTNMSNPAAHIETTGPEIWNDTDGKVDIFVAGVGTGGTVSGVGEYLKSKNPNVKVVAVEPATSPVLSKGVAGPHKIQGIGAGFVPETLNTKIYDEIIAVENEDAFETGRFIARNEGVLVGISSGAAVFAATELAKRPENKGKIIVALLPDTGDRYLSTPMFSEE
- a CDS encoding RrF2 family transcriptional regulator, with translation MKISTKGRYAVRMMLDLAEHGEGRYVALKEIAERQGISKKYLEQIVTILNKSDFLMKNRGFQGGYKLAKTPDKYTVGEILRLTEGSLAPVSCLEHQPNQCSRASVCPTLFIWKGLGDVINNYLDSITLQDVLDKQIEIYSNDYMI